From the Glycine max cultivar Williams 82 chromosome 11, Glycine_max_v4.0, whole genome shotgun sequence genome, the window ATCGGAGCAACCTCCAATCGctctattatttcatttttcttcccatttttttctgtttcaaTTTTACTAATGTGGCGGAACAGATATAGATTTGTTAGGTAAATGTAAAACCTGTGAAATTTCCGAAAACTCACATTTCACAACACGGAAACATCACGAGAAAATCTACTAGAAATTTAAAGGTCCATGTGTTTGAAtggaaaaagcaaaaaataaaaataaaaaattgacctGACAAGTTGAATTGTAAATCATATGGAATTAGAGAAATACCAGTGACAAGAGTACAAAGGCTGAACAATGAAACATAAAGCAAAACTATGAAATGAATTAACTGCATACTcttattttctatctttttcttttcttttattataaaaaaatgtaaagtgaTACTCCCCTGGTGCATAATAAAAGAGACacaaaaattgataataaaaatagaaaaatagaataatagaaaagtggaaaggaaaaaaaaaaaagcaaagtgGAAGGAGCCCGGTCCAAGATGACACAGACACGCAAGCCCATTATCACGTACTGGGCTGACTCTGATGCATGAGTCCATACGCCCCTGTGCTCGCGCGAGTACTACACGCGCTGCAATCTTTTAAGCTTTAAATAAATCCTTCCATACCTCTCCTCCGCTTTCCGCACAAACCCTCCCCCTTCTCCATGGGACAGTCACCGTCCACCACCGCCGCGCCTCCGCCAGACCTCAACCGCCACCAAATTCCTCAGATACATCCAAACACCGATTCCGATTTCACCGATTACACCCTCCGTCTCTCCGACGATTGCCTGGCCGCAATCTTTCATTTCCTGAGCACCGCCGATCGGAAACGTTGCTCTCTGGTCTGCCGCCGGTGGCTCCGCGTCGACGGCCAGAGGCGGCACCGTCTCTCCCTCAACGCACAGCCGGAATTACTAGACTTCGTCCCTTCCCTATTCAACCGCTTCGACTCGGTGACGAAACTCGCTCTACGATGCGACCGAAAGTGCGCGAGCATAAACGACGACGCTTTGGTTCTGATCTCTCTGCGGTGCAGGAATCTCACGCGCCTGAAGCTGCGCGGCTGCCGCGACATAACTGAACTCGGAATGGCCGGCGTAGGCGAAAACTGCAAGGCCTTGAAGAAGCTATCGTGCGCGTCGTGCATGTTCGGAGCGAAGGGAATCGCGGCGGTGCTCGATCGATGCGTTACTTTGGAGGATCTCACGCTGAAGCGGCTCCGTGGGGTCCACCACATCACCGACGTGGAGGTTGGTGCCGCGGCTTCGTTGAAATCTATATGCCTTAAGGAACTCGTCAACGGTCAAAGCTTCGCGCCGCTTGTGATTGATTCGAAGAAGCTTCGAACGTTGAAGATTATTGGGTGCACGGGGGATTGGGATGAGACTCTGGTTAGGGTTGGGTGTTTCAACAATGGGTTGGTTGAGGTTCACTTGGAGAAGCTTCAGGTTACCGATGTGGGACTTGTTGCCGTGTCTAAATGTTTTGGTTTGGACACTTTGCACGTTGTGAAAACCGCTGAGTGCTCCGATGTGGGGCTTTGTGCGGTTGCTGATAGGTGTAGGTTGTTGAGGAAGGTTCACATTGATGGGTGGAGGACTAATAGGATTGGTGATGATGGGTTGCATGCGATTGCCAAACACTGTCTTAATTTGCAGGAGCTCGTGTTGATTGGTGTTTATCCCACTTTTTCGAGCCTAGCGGCGATTGCGTCCAATTGCAGGAATTTGGAGAGGTTGGCTCTTTGTGGGATTGGAACCGTTGGGGATGCGGAGATTGAGTGCATTGCTGATAAGTGTGTTGCACTCAGGAAGCTTTGCATTAAAGGGTGCCCTGTGTCTAATGCTGGGATTGGAGCTCTGGCTTCTGGGTGTCCCAATTTGGTTAAGGTTAAGGTGAAGAAGTGCAAAAGGATTACTGGTAAAGGGGTGGAGTGGGTGCGAGAACAGAGGGTTTCTTTGGCGTTTAATTATGATGATAGTGAAGTTGAAGCTTTGGATGGGAGTGCAAGTGATGGGATTGGCGGAGCTCGGGATAATACTGTAGAGTTTCTACCAACCATTAACCAAACAACCGTGGCTGTGGCTGAGGCTGATGCTGAAGCTTCTTCAAGTAATAATAACAACCGATTGACAATGTTAAGATCAAGGTTTGGGTTTTTGGCTGGTAGAAATTTAGTACCGGGTGCCTTCAGAAGATGGTCTAACGGTGATAATGTCTCCAGTAGCAGCAGTTTTGGATGATGTTAGTAAAAAAGCAGCAAGCCAGCAACCACATTCTTgccaagtttgcattcctccatATCTATAATAGTAGTTCTCATGTCGATTGCCTGTTCTTTGCAGTGTTGCtatgtgattttttgtttttcatgttaGTTGCTGATAGCAGCAGCATTTCTTTTGTTGACTAGATTTGTCAGTTACCCTCATTGATTGTCCCTTTCCTATTTGTTCTGGTTATACACCTTTGTAAAAGGTctgttttatttcctatcagtgcagttttttttttttgataaaaactgCAGAGTTgacaaaaaagaagataaaaactgCAGAAAATCTCGTTCCCTCTTAATATACTTGTTACTACTACTGTGTTACTACTACTGTCGTTGGCGTGTGTTATATGTACCCAATATATAATCACAGGAAGTTGTTATATGTACCCAATATATAATCACAGGAAGTTGGGAACCACTTTTAACTGAATGAACATTAAAATGCTTCATCAACTCATGTTACAAAAACAGGCCATAAGTTGAGTATGCAAACTTTATACAATTTAgatagaaacaaaatataatcacGGGAAGTTGGGAAACATTAAAATGCTTCATTAACTCACAAGGTACAGAAAACAATACTTACCTGTAGTATTTGTAGTGgtattctttaattaaatattgaagCTTCGTCTCAATAACTCCCTTAATAAAAGTTTGGGTATTGTTAACTAGTGTGCATTAATTAaggaagaaaatttatttattgtgaagattataacaaaccataaaaaaagttatcaacCGCTAAATTTTGTAcatcctaataaaaaaaataatctcatttTAGTTCCTTAATTAACAGGACACCAATTATCATTTGCCTAAAAGTTTATATCAAGATTAATATatgaaactctaattttaatctttaattttaattaaaattgtatctGATCTTCTGACAGAGAAAAACtattaataacaatatttaaatcattaacTCAAAAATGCCTAACCATAGTCAGGGTTGCCTTTCGTTAACCCAAAGACAGGAAAATATGCTACTTCATCTATTGCTATTAGCAGATTGCAAAAGAATCTTATGATGCagcaattgattattttttaaaggttaaaatatgtttttttttttataaatatcaaaaagtttaaaatttgttcatgtaaatttttttatatgttttttattctcataaaattaaaatgttactcTGACTCAGAATTAGAACGAATCCAAATCTAGGTATCTACTAAAAATTGAACACTTGGAGTcatgtttcatttttctctttcccCGATTCTCTTTCCTTTAACCACAACTCTGGCCACTGCTCCATCACCACCCCACCCATCTCCGCGTTGCATTGCCACCTGCATCGTGCGTCACTACCCGCACTAGTCAGCATAATGCGCACCACGGTGTCGGGGTCACAGATACGAGGGAG encodes:
- the LOC100807711 gene encoding F-box protein SKIP2; protein product: MGQSPSTTAAPPPDLNRHQIPQIHPNTDSDFTDYTLRLSDDCLAAIFHFLSTADRKRCSLVCRRWLRVDGQRRHRLSLNAQPELLDFVPSLFNRFDSVTKLALRCDRKCASINDDALVLISLRCRNLTRLKLRGCRDITELGMAGVGENCKALKKLSCASCMFGAKGIAAVLDRCVTLEDLTLKRLRGVHHITDVEVGAAASLKSICLKELVNGQSFAPLVIDSKKLRTLKIIGCTGDWDETLVRVGCFNNGLVEVHLEKLQVTDVGLVAVSKCFGLDTLHVVKTAECSDVGLCAVADRCRLLRKVHIDGWRTNRIGDDGLHAIAKHCLNLQELVLIGVYPTFSSLAAIASNCRNLERLALCGIGTVGDAEIECIADKCVALRKLCIKGCPVSNAGIGALASGCPNLVKVKVKKCKRITGKGVEWVREQRVSLAFNYDDSEVEALDGSASDGIGGARDNTVEFLPTINQTTVAVAEADAEASSSNNNNRLTMLRSRFGFLAGRNLVPGAFRRWSNGDNVSSSSSFG